CCTGGCGCCGTGGTACATCGCGTACGTTCTGCTGTTCAACATGCTTGTGGGACCGGTGTTCTCGGCCGGCAGCGTCTGCAACGAGCGAGAACGCCAGACCCTCGACCTGCTGCTCACGACGCTCATCACCCCCTGGCAGATGCTGTGGGGCAAGCTGCTGAGCGGGCTGCGGGTGTCGGTAGTGTTGACCTCGTTCCTGCTGTGGCCGGTGCTACTAGCGTGCCTGATGCCGCTGGACTACTGGAACAACCTGCCGACCATGGCGGGCTACCTGCTGGTTACGGCGCTGGCGTGCCTGACCACCGCGTTCACGGCGCTCTTCTGCTCGACCATCTACCGCAAGACGTCCAGCAGTTTGATGACCACCTACGTGCTGATTTTGACGATGTTCGTGGCGCCGCTGGCTGCGCGGTTTTTTTCCGACACGTTCTTCCAGGACACGGCCGGCGCCCGGGTAGTGCACGCGGTCAGCAGCGTCAGCCCGTTCGCCGCGGTGTTCGCGCTGCCGCTCGACATCGAGCACTCCAACGACCGGTCGGACGCGGCGGTGCAGCAGGCCATCGGCGACATGGGCGTGTTCTACGGGTACGTCGGCTGGACGGTGCTGTACAACGCGGCGTTGCTGCTGCTGATCATGTGGCTGTTCCACGCCCGCTGGCGGGTGTCCGAGTAGCGGCGTGCGCGGGTAGGGCGCGGCGATTTACCGGGGTGGATTGCCCGCCGGGCGGGGCTGTGCGATAACGCTAGCAACGCCGACGCAAGGAGCCGAAGTTGTCTACGCCAGCCGATCAGAACGCCAGCCGGGGCCAAGCGCCCACTCAGGATGAGTTGAACCTGGAGCACTACGCCGCCCGGTTGGAGCGGCCCGTGCTGATGAAGGCGCCCGACTTCCAACGCGGCGACCGGCTGCGTCACGTGGTGTTCTCCGGCCAGTTCACCCCGGCCATGCTGTCCGAGCTGGCCGAGACCGCCGACATGATCCGGCTGCTCTCCAAGAGCCGCGGCGGGCAGGACTTTCTGCGGAACCTGCTGTCGCACCGCCGCGCAATGCTGTACTTCACCCAGCCCTCGACGCGGACGTTCTTGTCGTTCATGGCGGCCTGCCAGATCCTGGGGATTACCTGCAACGAGGTCCGCGACCCGAGCACCTCGTCCGAGACCAAGGGCGAGACCCGCTTCGATTCAATCCGGATGTTCTCCAGCTACTTCGACCTGATCATCATGCGGTCGCCGGTGGCCAAGTTGGCCGAGTCGTGCGCGTACCTGATGAACGACCTGGAGCGGAGTGGTCAGCGCAGCGTGCCCCTGATCAATGCCGGCAGCGGCGCCGACGAGCACCCCACCCAGGCGCTGTTGGACATCTACACGCTGCAGCGGACGTTCAACTTCGAGAACCCGCGTGACTCGCCCGGCGGCGACAAGCTGGAGCGTCTGCGGCAGATGCCCGGCTACGGCGACCTGACCAAGGGCCTCGAGAACAAGACTTACGCCTTCTGCGGCGACATCGGCCGCGGCCGCACGGTCCGCTCGCTGGCAATGCTGCTGGCCGCCTACGAAGGCGTGCGGCTGGTGTTCATTTCGCCGGACCACCCGAAGCTCCGCATCCGCGAGGACCTGAAGCAGCGGCTCGCCGACCGTGGCGTGCCGGTGTACGAGCTCGACTCGTTCGAGGCCCACCTGGACGGCAAGCCGGTGATCGAGCAGGTCGACGCGCTCTACATGACGCGGGTGCAGAAGGAGCACGACGACCCCGAGGACGCCGAGTCGATGGCCGCCATCGACACCCTCAAATACCGGCTGACCCCAGAACTGGTTGCACGGATGCGGCTGTACACCCCCATCCTGCACCCGTTCCCGCGCGACCAGCACTTCGGCGAGATCCCCCCCGAGGTCGACGACGACCCCCGCGCCATGTACTTCCGCCAGGCCCGCAACGGCATGTGGGTCCGCGCGGCGCTGCTGGCGCACGTGATGGACGTCGACCACGCCATCGCCCGCCACTTCTTTGAGACCTACCGCGAGCGGCACGTCTACAACGACTAGCCCCCAGGAGCGAGCACATGGCCCGCTCGCCCGCGCGTGTCCGGCTGCTGATCGACGGTTACAACCTGCTGCACGCCACCGACGTGCACGGCGCCGACGCCCTGGCAGGCACGCTGCAGGGCGCACGCGAGGCGTTGCTGTCATTCCTGGCCTCACGGCTGACAAAGCGCGAGCGGAAGCGTGCGGTGATTGTGTTCGACGCCGCCGGCGCGCCGCCCGGGCTGCCCGACCAGTACACGTACGAGGGCGTCCACGTGCTGTTCGCGCGCCGCTACGCGGACGCCGACGCCATGCTCGAGGCCCTGATCGAAGCGGACCGGGCGCCCAAGGAACTGCTTGTGGTGTCCGGGGACCGCCGCGTGCAGAGGGCAGCGCGGAGCCGCGGAGCCGCCTGGCGGGACAGCTCCGACTGGAACCGCGAGCTCCTCCGCCGCCCGGCCCACCCGGTCTCCGCGCCGCCTGTATCCACTCCGGAGAAGCCCGCAGACATCGGCGACGCCGACTACTGGGTCAACGAGTTCTCTCAGCCGCTGCCGCCCGACGAGGCCGCGCCGGAGCCCGCCCCGCCGGCGCGGTCCGGAGCGGGCGACCCGGCGTCCGAATCGCCCGCGTCACCGCCGCGTGGGGAGAAGCCGGACGAGAGTTCGGGAAATCCCTTCCCGCCAGGCTACGCAGAAGATTTGGCGGCGGAGCTCGAAAAACCGGCACGACGCCACCCCCCACGGGGGTAGGCCACCCGCCCAGCCGGCGCATCTGTCCCAGTACGCGCGCGCGTCCGGTCCCGTGTGCGGTCATCCCCCCGGCCGCCATTTCTGTGCTGCGCTGTGGATCTCCAGGTCCGCCGCGGCGCGCATCTGATGACCTACTTTTTGTCATCAAACACATTTTAGCGCAGGGATTTCGTGATCCCACGCGCTGACCTCTGCGACCCGCGCGGGAGAAGACGGTGGAAGACAACGAACTGCTGAACGACTTCGTCATCGAGTCCAAAGAGCACCTGGCCGACGTTGAGAACCAGTTCCTGGCCATCGAGGAGCAGGGCGCCAACATCGACGTGGACCTGATCAACGAGGTGTTCCGCGCCATCCACTCCATCAAGGGCGCGGCGGGTTTCCTGGGGCTGACCACGGTCAACGACCTGGCCCACAGCCTCGAAAACCTGCTGAACATGATGCGCAATCGCGAGCTGGCGCCCACGTCGGCCATCGTGGACGTCATGCTCAAGGCCGCGGACACGCTCACCTCGATGATCGACGACGTTCACAACTCGTCGACCTACGACATCAGCCACCACGTCGAGTCGCTCGAAGCGATCGCTGTCGGCGCCGAGGCCCCGACCGCCGCCGCCCCGGCCGCCCCACCCGAACCGGTCGCCGACGAGGCGGCCCCGTCGACGGAGCTGACGCTCGACGAGCAGATCGAAGCCGCCATCGCCGCCAAGCTGGCGGCGAAGAACGCGGCCAAGGCCGCCGAGGCGCCTCAACCCGCCGCATCTCCCGCCCCCCCCGAACCCCCGCAGGCGAAGCCCATGGCAGAGGAATCCAGCAAGCCGTCGCCGACGGCGGACGCCAACATCCGCGTGTCGGTGACCGTCCTCGACAGCCTCATGAACCTGGCGGGCGAGCTCGTGCTCAGCCGCAACCAGCTGATGCAGGCGGTCGCCTCGGAGGAGCGGTCGGGCCTCGAGGCCACCTCCGCACGCATCGACCAGGTGACCAGCGAGCTGCAAGAGGCGATCATGCAGACCCGCATGCAGCAGATCGGCTCGGTCTTCAGCCGGTTCCCGCGGGTTGTGCGCGACCTCAGCGCCAAGCTCGGCAAGCAGTGCGAGCTGGAGATCGAGGGCAAGGAGGTCGAGGTCGACAAGACGATTGTCGAGGCGATCGGCGACCCGCTCACCCACCTGATCCGCAACTCGGTCGACCACGGCCTGGAGTCGCCGGACGCGCGGGTCAAGAACGGCAAGCCGGCCAGCGGCAAGATCGAGCTCCGCGCCTGCTACCAGGCCGGCAAGGTCCGCATCGAGATCAACGACGATGGCGGCGGCATCAACCCGGCCGTGCTCAAAGAGAAGGCGGTCTCCAAGGGGGTCATCACCCAGGAGAAGGCCGACCAGATGGGAGACCGCGAGGCGGTCCGGCTGATCTTCGCACCGGGCTTCTCCACCGCCAAAGAGGTAACCGACGTCAGCGGCCGCGGCGTCGGGATGGACGTCGTGCGGACGAACATCGCCAAGCTGGGCGGCACGGTCGACGTCGAGTCGGTGCTCGGCAAAGGCACCAGCATCATCGTCACCCTGCCGCTGACGCTGGCCATCATCCCTTCGCTCATCATCCAGGCGGGCGGGGACCGCTTCGCGATCCCCCAGGTCAACATCGCCGAGCTGGTCCGCGTCCGCGAGAGCGAACGCGAAACCAAGCTGGGCCGCGTCAAGAACGCCGAGGTGCTCCGCCTGCGGGGCAGCCTGCTGCCGCTGGTGCGTCTGAACGAGGCCCTCAACTGCGGCGGACCAGAGGAAGACGAGCACAACAAGACCGGCGCCACCAACATCATCGTCGTCGACACCGGGCAGACCCGCTTCGGGCTGGTGGTCGACGCGCTGCACGACTCGGAGGAGATCGTGGTCAAGCCGCTCGGCCGGCACCATAAGAACTGCCGCACGCTGGCCGGCGCCACGATCCTCGGCGACGGGCACGTCGCGCTGATTCTGGACATCGCCGGCATCGCCGCTCACCAGGACCTGCGCACCGACGAGGAGCTGCAGGCGGCCGCCGACAAGCACGCTGAGCAGTCGAACGAGGAGACCGACGAGCAGGCCGTGATGCTGTTCGAGAACGGCCCGGGCGAGCAGTTCGCCGCCCCGATGGCCCTGATCGCCCGCATCGAGCGGATCCGCACCGACCAGATCGACACGGTCGCCGGGCAGGAGGTGCTGCAGTACAAGAGCACCACGCTGCCGCTGCTGCGGCTGGAGAACTGCATCCGTGCGACGCCGCCCGGGCCGATGGACCGGGCTTACGTCGTGGTGTTCGAGGTGCGGGGGCGAGAGGTCGGCCTGATCGCCCCGGTCCTGCACGACATCACCAACGTCACGACCAACATCGACACCGCGACCTTCAGCGAGCAGGGCGTGGTTGGCTCGCTCGTGCGGAACGACAAGACCGTGCGTCTGATCGACTTCTACGAGATCACCCAGCTCTCTCACCCCGAGTGGTTCCTGGGCGACGAGCCCGCCGGCTACGCCGACGACGCGCTGCCGCCGCTGGTGCTGCTGGCAGAGGACTCGACGTTCTTCCGCACCCAGGTGCAGAAGATGTTCGAGGACAAGGGCTACCGGGTCGAGGCCTGCGAGGACGGACAGGTCGCGTGGGACAAGCTGGCCAGCGGCGAGTACGCGCCGGACGTCGTGGTGACGGACATCGAGATGCCCAACATGGACGGCTTCCAGCTCTGCCAGAAGATCCGCGACTCGGCCCAGTTCCGCGACCTGCCGGTCATCGCGCTGACCTCGCTGGCCGGGACGTCGGACATCCAGCGGGGCATCGAGGTCGGCATCGACGACTACCAGATCAAGATGGACCGCGAGAAGCTGCTCAACTCCCTACGCAACTTTGTCGACCACGGCGTCGACCGCAACAAGAATCAGTCCCAGCTCGTGGAGGCCTAGACCGTGACCACCGCCATCCTAGAAAACACCACCGCCCGCGTCGGCGAGCGGCAGTTCGCCACGTTCTACCTCGGCGAGATGCTGTTCGGCGTCGACATCGCCGCGGTCCAGGAGATCAACCGCCAGGTCAACATCACCGCGGTGCCGAACGCGCCGGCCCACGTCCGCGGAGTGATAAACCTGCGTGGCGAGGTCGCCACCGTGATCGACCTCCGCACCGTGCTGGGCATGCCCCCGGCCGAGGAGTCGCGCGACGCCCGCAACCTGATCGTCGCGTCCCAGGGCGAGGCGATCGGCCTGTGGGTCGACCGCATCTCCGACATCCTGACCCTTAAGGCGGACGAGATCTCCCCGGCGCCGGCCAACGTCGACGGCATCGACGGCCGGTTCTTCCAGGGGGTCCACACCCTGGAGACCGACATCGTTGTGCTGCTGGACGTCGAGCAGGTCTTGGCTGACCGCGACTAGCAGGGCCGCCACCCCACAGGCCCCGCTCCCGCTCTGCGACCCGTTTCCCCATCCTCCCCTTCAGAGCTAACCCGACAATGAAGATTCGCACTAAGCTGACCCTCGGCTTCCTGGCGTGCGGCCTCGTGCCTCTGTCGATCGCCGCTGTGACGAGCTACCTGGCGGCTTCCAGCGCCATGCACGCCGTGCAGACGCACGCGGTCGCCGACATGCGCGCCAAGGCGACCGCGGTCGTTGAGGTCCAGCGGGCCTTGAAGACCCGTCAGGTCGAAGCCTACTTCCGTCAGATCCGGGACCAGGCCCTAACCTTCGCCGAAAACCGCATGATCGTCGGCGCGATGCGCGAATTCCCCACGCGGCTCGGCTCGTACCGCGAGCAGGCGGGCCTGACCGAAGAGGACCTGCCGCGGCTGCGTGACGAGCTGGCGTCGTACTACCAGGGCGACTTCAGCGACGAGTACCGCGCGCAGAACAGCGGCGCCGACCCAGACGCCGGCAGACTCCTCGCCGCGCTGGACGACGATTCACTCGCCCTGCAGCACGCCTACATCAAGGCCAACCAAAACCCGCTGGGCTCCAAGCACCTGCTGGACGCCGCCGACACAGACACCGACTACGGGCAGCTCCACAAGATGGTGCACCCGGTGGTCCGCGACTACCTCGACAAGTTTGGCTACTACGACATCTTCCTCGTCGACGCCGAGACCGGGGACATCGTGTACTCCGTGTTCAAGGAGCTGGACTACACCACCTCGCTGATCGACGGCCCGTACGCCCAGACCAACTTCGGCGAGTGCTTCCGCCAGGCGCGCAGCCTGAGCAAGGGCGAGTACGCGTTCGTCGACTTCGAGCAGTACACGCCCAGCTACGAGGCGCCGGCCAGCTTCATCGGAGCGCCGGTCTATGACGGCGACGAGCTGCTCGGCGTGGCCATGTTCCAGATGCCGGTCGACCGGATCTGCGACCTGATGGCCTCGCGGGACGGGATGGGTGAGACCGGCGAGGCGATCCTCGTCGGCCCCGACTTCAAGATGCGCAGCAACTCGCACCTGCAGCCGGATACCCACAGCCTGGCGGCCTCGTTCCGCACCCCCGCTGCCGGCAGCGTCAAGAGCGACGCCGTGAAGGCCGCCCTCGCCGGCGAAACCGGCGCCGCCGTAGTGACCGACTACCGCGGTGAGGAGACGCTCATCGCGTACGGCCCCGTCGACGTGCTGGGGGTCCGTTGGACCCAGTCTTCAAAGATCGACACGTCCGAGGCGTTCACCGCGGCGCGTGAGATGCAGCAGACGGCCGCCGCGGCCACCGCCCGGATGCTCGCTACCTCCCTGGCGATCCTCGCCGTGTCCGCGGTCGTGGTGCTGGGCGTCGCGTACCTGTTCGTGCGGCTGCTGGTCACGCCGATCAACAAGATGGTCGACGCCGCCCGTGTGATCGCCGAGGGGGAAGCCGACCTCACCAAACGCCTCGATCTGAAGAGCTCCGACGAGCTGGGAGAGCTGGGGCACTGGTTCGACGTGTTCATCGGCCGGGTCCAGAAGATCATCGCCCTGGTCGCCGGCAACAGCCTCACGCTTAGCGGCGCCGCCGAGGAGCTTGGCGTCACGAGCGATTCGCTCGCCTCCGGCGCCGAGAGCACCACGATGCAGAGCGCCACCGTCGCTTCGGCTGCCGAGCAGATGGCGGCCAACATGAAGCAGGTCGCCGCCGCCAGCGAAACCATGTCAACCAACATCCGCTCGGTCGCCGCGTCGACGGATCAGATGACCTCGACCATCACCGAGATCGCCCAGAACGCCGAGCAGTCTGCCAAGGTGGCCGACGAGGCCGCCCGCCTGGCCGAGGTCAGCAACCAGAAGGTCGGGGGGCTCGGCGAGGCCGCCGACCAGATCGGCAAGGTGATCGAGGTGATCCAGGACATCGCCGAGCAGACCAACCTGCTGGCCCTGAACGCGACGATCGAGGCCGCTCGCGCCGGAGAGGCCGGCAAGGGGTTCGCCGTGGTCGCCACCGAGGTCAAAGAACTCGCCAAGCAGACCGCGCTGGCGACCGAGGAGATCCGCGGCCGTATCGAGGGAATCCAGTCCTCAAGCGTCGAAGCGGTTGGCGCCATCCACGAGATCACCGGCGTGATCAACCGCGTCAACGAGGTCGCCCGCACCATCGCCTCCGCGGTTGAGGAGCAGAGCATCACTACCAAGGACATCGCCGCCACCGTGGCAGACACCGCTACCGCCGCCGACGCCGTCTCGCAGGGGGTTGGCGAATCGGCCGCGGCCAGCGAGGAGATCACCCGCAGCATCGTCGGCGTTGACACAGGCGCCAAGCAGACTTCCGACGCGGCTTCTGAGACCCGGCAAGCGGGCGGGTCGGTGGCGCAGCTCGCCACCGAGTTGCAGTCGCTGGTCAGCCAGTTCAAGACCTGATCCCAACGACGCCGCCTCGCCCCCTTCCCGCGGGGCGCGGCGGCCCCTTGATTCGACCGCCGAAACGGCTTGATCGACAACACGAGCACCACGATGAGCAACCGCCCGCCACTCAAGGTCCTGGTCGTGGACGACTCGGCCTTGTACCGCAAGATCGTCCGCGACGTGCTCTCCGGCATCGAGGGCGTTGAGGTCGTCGGCGCCGCGAACAACGGCGTCATGGCGCTGGAACGGATCAACCAACTCCGCCCCGACGTGGTTACGCTGGACGTCGAGATGCCCCAGCTCGACGGCCACGGCGTGCTGAAACGGCTGGCCGGACAGCAGAACGCCCCCAAGGCGATCATGGTCAGCGCGTTCACCGCCCAGGGCGCCCAGTCGACCAACGCGGCGCTCCGCGAGGGGGCGTTCGATTTCATCCTGAAGCCCGCCACCAAGTCACTCGAGATGAGCGTGCAACAACTCCGCCGGGACCTGATCCCCAAGATTGAGGCCTGCCGCGGCGTCGCCGCTCGCCCGACAAGCGCCGTGCCGACCCGCGCGCCGCTGCGTGCGGCGCCAACCGGCCCGGCCCCGATGCCCGTCCGCCGCCGCATCGACGTGCCGTCGAAGGTGGTCGCGATCGGCGTCTCGACCGGCGGCCCTCAGGCGTTGGTGAGCCTGCTCCCCAAGCTGCCGGCCAGCTTCCCCTGCCCAATCCTGCTGGTGCAGCACATGCCGCCGATGTTCACGGCCAGCCTGGCCGAGGACCTCAACCGGCGGTGCGCCCTGAACGTCAGCGAGGGCAAAGACGGGCAGGTCGTCCAGCGTGGCGACGTCATCATCGCCCCGGGCGGCAAGCAGATGCGTGTTGTGAAACGCGACAAGGAGCACGTCATCCAGATCACCGACGATGCGCCCGAACGCAACTGCAAGCCGTCGGTGGACTACCTCTTCCGCTCGGTCGCCGAGGCCTACGGCTCGGCCGCGCTGGGAGTCGTGCTGACCGGCATGGGGGACGACGGCGCCCTGGGCGCCGGCCTGCTCAAGGCCAAGGGCGCCCCGATCATCACCCAGGACGAGGCGACCTGCGTCGTCTACGGCATGCCCCGGGCGGTCTTCGAGGCCGGGCTGTCGGACGAGGTGGCCCCGCTCCCCATGATGCCGACCGTCATCGGCGCGTACACCAGAGGGGGGGCGCGGGTATGAAACTCGACGCCGAGGGCATCGACGCCATCTGCGGCCTGGTCAACGACCTCTGCGGGATCTACCTGGATTCCAGCAAGGACTACCTGATCGAGGGGCGGCTGGCGGACCTGGTCAAGAAGCACGGGTGCCAGTCGTACGCCGAGCTGGCGCGCAAGGCGCGGGCCGGGGCGTCCAACCCCGTGGCGGACGACGTCGTCAATGCGATCACCACCAACGAGACGCTCTGGTTCCGCGACGCAACGCCGTTCAACGCGCTGCGTTTCAAGATCCTGCCAGAGCTGATCGACGCCAAGGCGAACACCGCCACGCCGCGGAAGATCCGCGTCTGGTCCGCCGCCTGCAGCACCGGGCAGGAGGCCTACAGCATCGCGATGACATTCGCGGACATTGTGCCGGGCATCGCCAACTGGGACCTGGAGATCGTCGGCACCGACATCTCGTCCGACGCGGTTCGCCGCGCCCGCGAGGCCCGGTACTCTCAACTCGAGATCAGCCGTGGACTGGATCAGATCCACCAGAGCGGCTACTTCAGCCAGTCGAACCGAGAGTACCACGTAAACGAGGTGCTCCGCTCCAAGTGCCGGTTTGAGGTCCGCAACCTGTTGCAGCCGTTCACTTCGCTCGGCAGGTTCGACATCGTGTTCTGCCGCAACGTGGCGATCTACTTCAAGAACGCCGACCGCCAGAGCCTGTTCCGCCGCATCGCGGAACAGATGAACCCCGGCGGCTGGTTGTTCGTCGGGTCGAGCGAGGCGCTGAACGAGATGGGCCCCGAGTGGACGCCCCAGCGGCACTGCGGCGCCGTCTGCTACCAGCCCAAGGCGCTGGCGACCGTCTGAGGTCGCGTTCGTCTACTCCGCAACATACTTCAGCGTGAGGTCTCCCGTCGATCGCAGCTCCAGCAGGTAGCGGGCGCCGGGACGGGCCACGATCGCTGGTGAGTTGGACTGCGCGTTTCGGATGCCCAGCTCGGCCAGCCGATCCGGGTCGTGCGCCAGGGCCCAGAAATCGGCCCAGAGCTGCTCCTCGAACTCCGACATCCGCTCGCCGCGGGCGTAGGCGGTCGGCCGCGTGTTGGGTGAGTCGAGTGGGAACCCTTCCTCGGGCTTCTGAGCGCTGCCGAACAACCGGCGGAACAGGCAGATGGCCGTGCCCTTCTCGAGGTGCGCCTGCTCTACGTACTCGTCGTCGAATTTGACGACCAAGTACTCCAAATAAACCTGCTCGCCCGGGACGTCGAATCGCTGCGGCTTGCCAATCTGCTTTCCCTCGGGGTCGGTCTCGACGAACTCCACGGTCGTGACCACCGGGTCCCCCTCCTCGGGCCCGGGCGTCTGCGAGAGCACCCGCAGCTCGGCGATCCGCTGATCAACCTTTAACAAGTAGCGGGCCGTTTCGAGCTGATCAATCTTCAGCGTCTTCTCGGCTAGTTCCTGCTGCTGCTCCTCTACCCTGCTCTGGGTGGCCTGCAGGTCGCCCAGCGCCTGCTGCAGCTTCGCCTCCTGCTCTTGGAGGCGTTTGTTCGGCTCGTTGTAGACGTCGTACGCTTGGTAGCCGACCAGCCCGGCGCCGCCAACCACCACCGCGGCGATCAGGGTGCGAACCGTGGAGTTGAATGTCTTGATGCCCTCGTTCAAGCTGCCCATGGCGGGTCCCTCAGGGTAGATGGTGCGGCGGCGGGGTCCCCCTAGAGATAACCGATCGCGCCGCTCGGTGGTAGCTTGGCGCCGCGCTAGGCCGCTTGCCGGTCTTCGTCGACCGCGCAGCCGCGGGAAGGGCGGTAGCCGGCGCCGGTGCGGATCGGCCGCTCACCAGGACGGTTCGCGCCGGATTCGGCCCACTGCTCCGCGTCGTGGGTAGCGTTGTTCAGCCGTTGTTCGATCTGCACCCGCCAGCTCTCAATTCCTTCGCGGTCCAATTCGGCAGGCACCCGGATCGCTCCGCTGACCACGGCACGCGCCCGGCTAAACGGGCGGGGGACGGCGAAGCGGTCCCAGCTGCGCAGCCGCCACGGGCGGTCGTAGCCGATCCCCAGGCAGACGATTGGCATCCGCAGCTTCGACGCCAGGTAGACCGGCCCCTGGGCCAGCCGACGCCGAGGGCCACGGGGGCCGTCGGGGGTGATGGTGAGGTGATGGTCCTTGCTGTGGGCGGCGAGCTGACGCAATGCGCCGGTAGCGCCGCGGTAGGTGCTGCCGCGCACGCACTCGAAGGAGAAACGGTCGGCGATCCGCGCGAGGATGTCCGCGTCGCGGTGCTGGCTCAGCAGCATCGTCAGGTGACAGCCGCCGCGCTTCACCAGCGGCAGCAGGATGTTCTCGTGCCAGAAGACGTAGATGCGCGGCTCGCCGGGCGCCAACAGCGGGTCGACCGAGGGGTCCTCGTACAGCACCCGGTACCGCAGCGTGCTCATCCACGAACGGATCGATAGCGAAAAGGGCCAGCTGGCGACGCGCGTGATGAGGGGACCGTTGAGCTTCATCAGAGCTACGCCGCGATCGAACCAGCGAGACCAGTGCTAGCAGCGAGCCTCTGCGCGTGCCCGCCGATAGATGCGATTCTGTATCAAGATCGCGGCCCTTGGGAAAGGCCAATCACAGATCGGCCGGCGTGCCCCAATGCTACGCATGCTTGCCACGGCGGTTGGTGATCTCGATCGCCTTGAGAAGTCCGCGGGCCTTGTTGAGCGTTTCCTGGTACTCCGCGGAGGGGACGCTGTCGGCCACGATGCCGGCGCCCGCCTGCACGTAGGCGGTGTCGCCCTTGATGACGATGGTCCGCAGGGCGATGCACGTGTCCAGGTTGCCGGCGAAGTCGAAGTAGCCCACGGCGCCGGCGTATGGCCCGCGGCGGTGGGGCTCCAGCTCGTCGATGACCTCCATCGCCCGCACCTTCGGCGCCCCCGAGACCGTGCCGGCTGGCAGGCAGGCGGCCAGGGCGTCGAACGCGTCGGCGCCCTCCTTCAGCTGCCCGTTCACGTTCGAAGTGATGTGCATCACGTGGCTGTAGCGTTCGATGACCATCACGTCGGAGATCTCGACGCTGCCGTACCGCGCGACCCGCCCGACGTCGTTGCGTCCCAGGTCGACCAGCATGACGTGCTCGGCCCGCTCCTTGGGGTCGGCCAGCAGCTCCTCGCCCAGGCGACGGTCCTCCTCGTCGTCCGCGCCCCGCGGGCGGGTGCCGGCCAGGGGGCGCACGGTTACCCTGCCGTCAACGACCCGCACCATGATCTCCGGCGAGCTGCCCACCAGCGTGCAGGACGGCGAGCGTAACAGGAACATGAACGGGCTGGGGTTCACCACCCTCAGCGTGCGGTACACCTCCAGCGGCGACTGCTCGAGCGGCGTCTGTAGCCGCTGGCTGATCACCACCTGGAAGATGTCGCCCGCGCGAATGTACTCGACGCACTTCTCCACCGCCGCCTGGAACCCGTCCTGGGTGAAGTTGGACTCGTAGGGCAGGTCGACTCCGCCGGTGGTGTCGATGTCTTCAGGGGTGAGAGTGCTAGCGGGAACCGATAGGCGATCCACCAACCGATCGACCCGCGCGGCGGCCTCCTGCTGCGCCGCGGCCAGCTGCGCGTCGTTCGACGCGCCCGACACGTCTGCTAAGGCGATCACGTAGACGGTCTTGCTGACATTGTCGAACACCACCATGTGGTCGAAGAACGCGAACGACAGGTCGGGAAGCTCTCGGTCGTCTTCCGGCGCGTCGGGCAGGTGCTCCACGTACCGGACGGTGTCGTACCCCGCGTAGCCAACCGCGCCGCCCACAAACGGGGGCAGGCCCGGCAGCTTGGCGACACGGACCGCCTGCACATGCTCGCGAAGCAATTCCAGCGGGTTGTCGGACTGCTGCTCGGCGGTCGTGGGAGGCTTGGGGGTCTCGTCCGCAGGCCGGTGGAAGTCCGTGATCACCACCCGGTCGCGGTGGGCCTCGATCATCCGAAACGGGTCGCCCGCGACAAAGCTGTACCGGCCGACCTTCTCACCGCCGATTACGCTCTCAAACAGGCAGGCGGAGGCGCCCTCGTCGAGCCG
This genomic interval from Posidoniimonas corsicana contains the following:
- a CDS encoding methyl-accepting chemotaxis protein, producing the protein MKIRTKLTLGFLACGLVPLSIAAVTSYLAASSAMHAVQTHAVADMRAKATAVVEVQRALKTRQVEAYFRQIRDQALTFAENRMIVGAMREFPTRLGSYREQAGLTEEDLPRLRDELASYYQGDFSDEYRAQNSGADPDAGRLLAALDDDSLALQHAYIKANQNPLGSKHLLDAADTDTDYGQLHKMVHPVVRDYLDKFGYYDIFLVDAETGDIVYSVFKELDYTTSLIDGPYAQTNFGECFRQARSLSKGEYAFVDFEQYTPSYEAPASFIGAPVYDGDELLGVAMFQMPVDRICDLMASRDGMGETGEAILVGPDFKMRSNSHLQPDTHSLAASFRTPAAGSVKSDAVKAALAGETGAAVVTDYRGEETLIAYGPVDVLGVRWTQSSKIDTSEAFTAAREMQQTAAAATARMLATSLAILAVSAVVVLGVAYLFVRLLVTPINKMVDAARVIAEGEADLTKRLDLKSSDELGELGHWFDVFIGRVQKIIALVAGNSLTLSGAAEELGVTSDSLASGAESTTMQSATVASAAEQMAANMKQVAAASETMSTNIRSVAASTDQMTSTITEIAQNAEQSAKVADEAARLAEVSNQKVGGLGEAADQIGKVIEVIQDIAEQTNLLALNATIEAARAGEAGKGFAVVATEVKELAKQTALATEEIRGRIEGIQSSSVEAVGAIHEITGVINRVNEVARTIASAVEEQSITTKDIAATVADTATAADAVSQGVGESAAASEEITRSIVGVDTGAKQTSDAASETRQAGGSVAQLATELQSLVSQFKT
- a CDS encoding lysophospholipid acyltransferase family protein yields the protein MKLNGPLITRVASWPFSLSIRSWMSTLRYRVLYEDPSVDPLLAPGEPRIYVFWHENILLPLVKRGGCHLTMLLSQHRDADILARIADRFSFECVRGSTYRGATGALRQLAAHSKDHHLTITPDGPRGPRRRLAQGPVYLASKLRMPIVCLGIGYDRPWRLRSWDRFAVPRPFSRARAVVSGAIRVPAELDREGIESWRVQIEQRLNNATHDAEQWAESGANRPGERPIRTGAGYRPSRGCAVDEDRQAA
- a CDS encoding CheR family methyltransferase, with the protein product MKLDAEGIDAICGLVNDLCGIYLDSSKDYLIEGRLADLVKKHGCQSYAELARKARAGASNPVADDVVNAITTNETLWFRDATPFNALRFKILPELIDAKANTATPRKIRVWSAACSTGQEAYSIAMTFADIVPGIANWDLEIVGTDISSDAVRRAREARYSQLEISRGLDQIHQSGYFSQSNREYHVNEVLRSKCRFEVRNLLQPFTSLGRFDIVFCRNVAIYFKNADRQSLFRRIAEQMNPGGWLFVGSSEALNEMGPEWTPQRHCGAVCYQPKALATV
- a CDS encoding protein-glutamate methylesterase/protein-glutamine glutaminase, with protein sequence MSNRPPLKVLVVDDSALYRKIVRDVLSGIEGVEVVGAANNGVMALERINQLRPDVVTLDVEMPQLDGHGVLKRLAGQQNAPKAIMVSAFTAQGAQSTNAALREGAFDFILKPATKSLEMSVQQLRRDLIPKIEACRGVAARPTSAVPTRAPLRAAPTGPAPMPVRRRIDVPSKVVAIGVSTGGPQALVSLLPKLPASFPCPILLVQHMPPMFTASLAEDLNRRCALNVSEGKDGQVVQRGDVIIAPGGKQMRVVKRDKEHVIQITDDAPERNCKPSVDYLFRSVAEAYGSAALGVVLTGMGDDGALGAGLLKAKGAPIITQDEATCVVYGMPRAVFEAGLSDEVAPLPMMPTVIGAYTRGGARV